In Procambarus clarkii isolate CNS0578487 chromosome 60, FALCON_Pclarkii_2.0, whole genome shotgun sequence, one genomic interval encodes:
- the LOC138353949 gene encoding adventurous-gliding motility protein Z-like has protein sequence MTSEAYLPVIVVQRGTLAQQRGTLAQQRGTLAQQRGTLAQQRGTLAQQRGTLAQQRGTLAQQRGTLAQQRGTLAQQRDTLAQQRGTLAQQRGTLAQQRGTLAQQRGTLAQQRGTLAQQRGTLAQQRGTLAQQRGTLAQQRGALMQQRGTLAQQRGTLAQQRGTLVQQRGTLVQQRGALV, from the exons atgacgtcagaggcctacttgcctgtgattg TGGTGCAGCGAGGCACTCTGGCGCAGCAGCGAGGCACTCTGGCGCAGCAGCGAGGCACTCTGGCGCAGCAGCGAGGCACTCTGGCGCAGCAGCGAGGCACTCTGGCGCAGCAGCGAGGCACTCTGGCGCAGCAGCGAGGCACTCTGGCGCAGCAGCGAGGCACTCTGGCGCAGCAGCGAGGCACTCTGGCGCAGCAGCGAGACACTCTGGCGCAGCAGCGAGGCACTCTGGCGCAGCAGCGAGGCACTCTGGCGCAGCAGCGAGGCACTCTGGCGCAGCAGCGAGGCACTCTGGCGCAGCAGCGAGGCACTCTGGCGCAGCAGCGAGGCACTCTGGCGCAGCAGCGAGGCACTCTGGCGCAGCAGCGAGGCACTCTGGCGCAGCAGCGAGGCGCTCTGATGCAGCAGCGAGGCACTCTGGCGCAGCAGCGAGGCACTCTGGCGCagcagcgaggcactctggtgcagcagcgaggcactctggtgcagcAGCGAGgcgctctggtgtag